One Turneriella parva DSM 21527 genomic region harbors:
- the bioA gene encoding adenosylmethionine--8-amino-7-oxononanoate transaminase, whose product MIWHPFTKQQGAPEPLKITRGQREYVFDSEGRRYVDAIASWWTVIHGHNHPQIAGAITQQLAELDHVIFAGFIHESAEAVDRALMRLTAGRFTHTFFSDNGSTAVEVMLKLAVQYWHNEGQKKRNVFIKFEPAYHGDTVGAMSAGGDSVFNRAFEPLLFQTQSFRYPQTDTDLGVLDEIESWVRQNRDIVAGIIIEPLIAAAGGMHFQEPQLLAALDRICKSYDLLLLFDEVFTGLGRTGRMFAFEHAGISPDLLALAKGLTGGALPLAVTLVNERVHRAFASPEPEKNFYHGHTMSGNPLGCAAAAASLALCADNRFLPQVTALQQKMQRRWRHLETAFEGKLQGARSLGAVSAGNLVTQGTAGYTFQHAAEMRRQALAKGVILRPLGNVIYVTPPYNISDSALEKTFDCIGEIIDDYEP is encoded by the coding sequence ATGATCTGGCATCCGTTCACAAAGCAACAGGGCGCGCCCGAGCCCCTGAAAATTACCCGCGGGCAGCGCGAATATGTGTTCGATAGCGAGGGTCGCCGCTACGTCGATGCCATTGCGTCATGGTGGACAGTGATTCACGGCCATAACCACCCGCAGATTGCCGGGGCGATAACGCAGCAGCTCGCCGAACTCGACCATGTCATTTTTGCCGGGTTTATTCATGAAAGCGCCGAAGCCGTCGATCGCGCGCTCATGCGCCTGACTGCGGGCCGTTTCACGCACACGTTTTTTTCTGACAATGGCTCGACTGCAGTCGAGGTGATGTTGAAGCTCGCAGTGCAATACTGGCATAACGAAGGGCAGAAAAAGCGCAACGTCTTCATCAAATTTGAGCCGGCTTACCACGGTGATACCGTTGGGGCGATGAGTGCCGGTGGCGATTCAGTCTTTAACCGCGCGTTCGAACCTTTGCTGTTTCAGACCCAATCGTTTCGTTATCCTCAAACAGATACAGACCTCGGTGTGCTCGATGAAATTGAAAGCTGGGTGAGGCAAAACCGCGACATTGTTGCCGGCATTATTATCGAACCTCTGATCGCGGCCGCAGGCGGTATGCATTTTCAAGAGCCGCAGCTTCTTGCCGCGCTCGACCGTATCTGCAAAAGTTATGACCTGCTGCTTTTGTTTGACGAAGTCTTTACAGGCCTCGGGCGCACTGGTAGAATGTTCGCTTTTGAGCACGCAGGCATTTCGCCCGATCTGCTCGCACTCGCGAAGGGACTTACCGGCGGGGCTTTGCCGCTCGCCGTGACCCTGGTGAATGAGCGTGTGCACCGCGCATTTGCGTCGCCCGAACCCGAAAAAAACTTTTATCACGGGCATACGATGAGCGGCAACCCGCTTGGCTGTGCTGCTGCTGCGGCGTCGCTGGCCCTCTGCGCAGACAACAGATTCTTGCCGCAGGTAACGGCGCTGCAGCAGAAAATGCAGCGCCGTTGGCGCCATCTTGAGACCGCGTTTGAGGGTAAGTTGCAGGGTGCGCGCAGCCTGGGTGCGGTCAGTGCGGGCAACCTCGTGACGCAGGGCACAGCCGGTTACACGTTTCAGCACGCAGCCGAAATGCGGCGGCAGGCTTTGGCTAAGGGGGTAATCCTCAGGCCACTCGGCAATGTTATCTACGTGACGCCGCCCTATAACATTTCAGATTCTGCACTGGAAAAGACCTTTGATTGTATCGGAGAAATTATCGATGACTACGAACCGTGA
- a CDS encoding alpha/beta hydrolase family protein, whose protein sequence is MTGFGSALRFILAQQRSGSVRSLARRKNLTLNLRKKRFAADLYEPRNTVTDTIVFLHGMSPLGISDPRQMKAAAALAEAGFRVICPEIPDIRNLQVTGESIEVFIGLVESICDNADLCSNGRVALFAPSFSGAICLKAAADPRIAGRISAICALGAFSRIERSLHYLMHTDDADAYARLIILANFLPRLKIGKGLKRYYLAAAHDNWNGTASRNENLAGFSPTNMALAEMKRLTAGQRRILQKIENDKPFRRELGTQLLTVMSDTLAAYNVAEVAAEVRAPVFLLHGESDDVIPARESTELYPLMQRARLVVSPFIGHADTAVSLKQLPDVWRLVLGFAWYFRWART, encoded by the coding sequence TTGACAGGCTTCGGGTCGGCTCTGCGCTTTATTCTGGCGCAGCAGCGCAGCGGCTCGGTGCGTTCACTCGCACGGCGCAAAAACCTTACGCTTAACCTGCGCAAGAAACGTTTCGCAGCTGATCTTTACGAACCGCGAAATACCGTTACCGACACGATCGTCTTTCTGCACGGCATGTCGCCTTTGGGCATCTCTGACCCAAGGCAGATGAAAGCGGCGGCGGCACTCGCAGAGGCGGGGTTTCGCGTTATCTGTCCTGAAATTCCCGATATACGCAACCTGCAGGTAACAGGTGAAAGTATTGAGGTGTTTATCGGCCTCGTTGAATCCATTTGCGATAATGCGGATTTATGCTCGAACGGCCGTGTGGCGCTGTTCGCTCCTTCTTTTTCGGGGGCGATTTGCCTGAAGGCTGCAGCTGACCCTCGCATCGCGGGCCGCATTTCTGCAATCTGCGCTCTGGGCGCTTTCTCGCGCATTGAACGTTCGCTGCATTACCTCATGCACACCGATGACGCCGACGCGTATGCTCGGCTGATTATTCTGGCCAATTTTCTACCCCGGCTCAAGATCGGCAAGGGGCTCAAGCGCTATTATCTGGCCGCGGCGCACGACAACTGGAACGGTACGGCATCGCGTAACGAAAACCTTGCGGGCTTCTCACCCACAAACATGGCGCTGGCAGAAATGAAGCGTTTGACTGCGGGGCAGCGCCGGATCTTGCAAAAAATTGAAAACGATAAGCCCTTTCGCCGTGAGCTGGGCACGCAGTTGCTTACAGTCATGAGCGATACCCTGGCCGCTTATAATGTGGCTGAAGTCGCTGCCGAAGTCAGAGCGCCGGTTTTTCTGCTGCACGGCGAAAGTGATGACGTGATACCCGCGCGTGAATCAACAGAACTCTACCCGCTGATGCAGCGCGCGCGGCTGGTGGTTTCGCCGTTTATCGGCCATGCAGACACCGCGGTCTCGCTGAAACAGCTGCCCGATGTCTGGCGGTTGGTATTAGGGTTTGCCTGGTATTTTCGATGGGCCCGAACCTGA
- a CDS encoding aminotransferase class V-fold PLP-dependent enzyme translates to MTDFAALRREFDVAPNLVWLNNCGVSIPPLGPTREVKNYLDAFMREGILQSYKPHGQIKRNIQSRFAELLGGSAHEYAILNNTAEGMTFIAQSLPLERGDKILLVEREYPSNVYPFLQLKRQGVEIAFVSPGKSTAEFLENIRAELTTNVRAMSLSAVDWLTGLKFDLAAIGRLLRSRGVAFILDAAQGAGHVDIDVKALGVDAMAFSCWKWLLGPLGSGGLFIDDEFLKKLDIRVAGTSSVKNDDVYLPHREDYKESVERFMLSTAPYMNWIFLSESLDFLHRIGFDVVQARLFELADAVSKLLGDHGFEVLRDSFGAEKSAIVCARRGDDMGAMYVKLMQAGVQCALREGYLRFSPHLNVFEEDLGRFKKILAEI, encoded by the coding sequence ATGACTGACTTTGCCGCGCTGCGCCGCGAATTCGATGTGGCACCCAATCTTGTCTGGCTGAACAACTGCGGGGTGAGCATACCGCCGCTGGGCCCGACGCGTGAAGTCAAGAACTACCTCGACGCCTTCATGCGCGAAGGCATTCTGCAGTCTTATAAACCCCACGGGCAGATTAAGCGCAACATACAGTCGCGCTTTGCAGAGCTCTTGGGTGGGTCGGCGCATGAATATGCGATACTCAACAACACCGCAGAGGGCATGACCTTTATCGCGCAGAGCCTGCCGCTCGAGCGCGGCGACAAGATTCTGCTGGTCGAGCGCGAATACCCGAGCAATGTCTATCCGTTTTTGCAGCTGAAGCGGCAGGGTGTTGAAATCGCCTTTGTCTCGCCGGGTAAATCAACCGCCGAATTTCTCGAAAATATTCGCGCCGAGCTCACGACCAATGTGCGCGCCATGTCGCTGTCGGCTGTCGATTGGCTGACGGGGCTCAAATTTGACCTCGCGGCGATTGGCCGTCTGCTCAGAAGCCGGGGCGTCGCATTCATTCTCGACGCAGCCCAGGGCGCCGGCCATGTCGACATCGACGTTAAGGCGTTGGGTGTCGACGCCATGGCGTTCTCATGTTGGAAATGGCTGCTCGGCCCTTTGGGTTCAGGCGGGTTATTTATCGACGACGAATTTTTGAAGAAGCTCGACATTCGCGTGGCGGGCACCTCTTCTGTCAAAAACGACGACGTCTATCTGCCGCACCGCGAAGACTACAAAGAAAGCGTCGAGCGCTTCATGCTGTCGACGGCGCCCTATATGAACTGGATTTTTCTGTCAGAGTCACTCGATTTTTTGCACCGTATTGGTTTTGATGTGGTGCAGGCGCGACTCTTTGAACTCGCTGATGCGGTATCAAAGCTGCTGGGCGATCATGGCTTCGAGGTCTTACGCGACAGTTTCGGCGCTGAAAAAAGCGCCATCGTCTGCGCGCGCCGAGGGGACGACATGGGCGCAATGTATGTGAAGCTGATGCAGGCAGGCGTGCAGTGTGCGCTGCGCGAAGGCTATCTGCGCTTCTCGCCACACCTGAATGTCTTTGAAGAAGACCTGGGCCGTTTCAAGAAGATACTTGCGGAAATTTAA
- a CDS encoding ATP-binding cassette domain-containing protein → MGPNLIASVEGASVARAGKVVLTDLNLKIHSGDRIYVSGENGAGKSSLLSLFAGRLHPWQNQGERKFPWLAPHESLFHLRRYVALVGREEQLRLQKIYAQQTVRDLLLGHSDGDDFLYRDPAPQDIHRVDAVIGRWHLQALASRKLKTMSLGEMRLAAIARADMFERRLYLLDEVFNSLSDRIAGEVISWISGLSPSAAVLFTGHGAPARQLQLATRTWQVRSGVVTEFEIVPRAQATGADIRVAAPGVPDPVDLVKCDNADFYHDFQPIFKGVSFTLRSGDRILLTGPNGSGKTTLLRILHGDFRPAWQSGTLGFLHALEHETRPQLWRRVQLVAAAHFDYFLPEMTVANVLASRLSGSLYSFPETLPEACDAVVAAFHLKEFLPRHFQTLSEGEKTRVLLARAFLEAAPVYLIDEGFMALSDRFFSQALDYLNALPAEAAVVIAANERILDIRNGLKFRLSDWQLAHGRLSILL, encoded by the coding sequence ATGGGCCCGAACCTGATCGCCTCAGTAGAAGGTGCATCCGTCGCGCGCGCCGGTAAAGTTGTTCTGACTGATCTGAACCTCAAAATTCATTCGGGTGATCGTATCTATGTCTCAGGGGAAAACGGCGCAGGCAAATCTTCGCTGCTTTCACTCTTCGCCGGCAGATTGCATCCGTGGCAAAACCAGGGTGAGCGAAAATTTCCGTGGCTTGCGCCGCATGAGTCACTGTTTCACCTGAGGCGTTATGTTGCCCTCGTGGGCCGCGAAGAGCAGCTGCGACTGCAGAAAATCTATGCGCAGCAGACGGTACGTGACTTATTGCTTGGCCATAGTGATGGCGATGATTTTCTCTACCGCGACCCCGCGCCGCAAGACATACACCGGGTAGACGCCGTGATCGGGCGCTGGCATCTGCAGGCGCTCGCGTCCCGCAAACTCAAAACGATGTCGCTCGGCGAAATGCGCCTCGCGGCTATTGCACGCGCCGACATGTTCGAGCGGAGGCTTTACCTGCTCGATGAAGTTTTCAATAGCCTGTCTGATCGCATTGCCGGCGAAGTTATCAGCTGGATATCTGGGCTATCACCATCTGCCGCCGTGCTGTTCACCGGCCACGGTGCTCCCGCGCGGCAGCTGCAGTTGGCGACACGCACATGGCAGGTGCGCAGCGGGGTTGTAACCGAGTTTGAGATTGTGCCGCGTGCGCAGGCGACCGGGGCTGACATTCGTGTCGCAGCGCCGGGTGTACCAGATCCCGTAGACTTAGTGAAATGCGACAACGCTGATTTCTATCACGATTTTCAACCGATTTTCAAAGGGGTTTCGTTTACCTTGCGTTCAGGCGATCGTATACTACTCACCGGGCCGAATGGCTCGGGTAAGACCACGCTGCTGCGCATTCTGCATGGCGATTTCAGGCCTGCCTGGCAAAGCGGCACGCTCGGTTTCTTGCATGCACTCGAGCATGAAACGAGGCCGCAGCTTTGGCGGCGGGTTCAGCTCGTTGCCGCTGCGCATTTTGATTACTTTTTGCCAGAGATGACTGTTGCCAATGTGCTCGCTTCAAGGCTTTCAGGTTCGCTCTATAGTTTTCCCGAAACTCTGCCCGAAGCCTGCGACGCCGTGGTCGCAGCGTTTCATTTGAAAGAATTTTTACCGCGCCATTTTCAGACGCTTTCAGAGGGTGAAAAAACACGGGTGCTGCTGGCGAGAGCATTTCTCGAAGCCGCACCTGTCTACCTCATCGACGAGGGTTTCATGGCTCTCAGCGATCGGTTTTTTTCTCAGGCGCTCGACTATCTGAACGCTTTGCCGGCAGAAGCTGCAGTTGTCATCGCTGCCAATGAGCGAATTCTCGATATTCGCAACGGTCTTAAGTTCAGACTGTCAGACTGGCAACTCGCTCACGGTCGGCTGTCCATTCTTCTTTAG
- the bioD gene encoding dethiobiotin synthase produces MALVVAGTGTDVGKTLASALIMAKYARHGARYLKPVQTGDTSDRAVVADLAGLQQDQALSEIYSFSTAASPHYAAELANTIIEPHHLVQQIKNSGRALVVELAGGLMVPLTRNYTNLDLLRDLRFPVVLVASTGLGTINHSLLSHAALTQAGLSVCGFIFVGKAGPLKEDNIRTVLQLAGAGYLGELLLNESGHLDAAAMRQLAAGFDAAETLRQYLA; encoded by the coding sequence ATGGCCCTCGTCGTCGCCGGTACCGGAACCGATGTCGGCAAGACGCTCGCGAGCGCGCTCATCATGGCGAAATATGCGCGGCATGGCGCTCGCTATCTGAAACCCGTGCAGACAGGCGACACGAGCGACCGGGCCGTAGTTGCCGACCTCGCCGGTCTGCAACAAGATCAGGCATTATCTGAAATATACAGCTTCAGCACCGCTGCTTCGCCGCATTATGCGGCAGAGCTCGCGAACACAATAATTGAACCGCACCATCTGGTGCAGCAAATCAAAAATAGCGGCCGGGCACTCGTCGTTGAGCTTGCGGGTGGGCTGATGGTGCCGCTCACGCGAAATTACACTAACCTCGACCTGTTACGCGATTTGCGGTTTCCGGTAGTGCTCGTGGCATCGACCGGGCTCGGCACAATCAACCATTCGCTGCTGTCGCATGCGGCGTTGACCCAGGCTGGGTTAAGCGTGTGCGGATTTATTTTCGTCGGCAAAGCGGGGCCGCTGAAAGAAGACAACATACGCACAGTACTACAGCTGGCCGGCGCCGGGTATTTGGGCGAGCTGCTGCTCAATGAATCAGGCCACCTCGATGCTGCAGCGATGCGGCAGCTTGCAGCCGGCTTCGATGCGGCAGAAACCCTGAGGCAATACCTCGCATGA
- the bioB gene encoding biotin synthase BioB produces the protein MTTNREIAPATAAHALDILEGRVPLYAALAEAAEVRERHFGKAVRIHILDNIQNGRCAEDCGYCAQRKDANSGIEPYSLKANEAIYAEAEAAKAAGAYRFCMVTAGTGPSAKRTEELAELIRRINADLGLRVCLSAGLIDKKKAEVLSAAGLDRYNHNLNTAEEHYGEICTTHTYRDRVETLENLSNAGVGLCSGVIVGLGEKPQHLVEAAQELARLRVASIPVNFFIPVPGHAIENAQTLTPEYCLRVLIVFRLLNAASEIRIAAGREGHLRSLQGAALMVANSLFASGYLNVQGSNLAETLQLIEDAGYHAETAAGEPFTLAANAGVGYSPQRVKDLLKFPQVSS, from the coding sequence ATGACTACGAACCGTGAAATTGCGCCCGCGACGGCGGCGCACGCGCTCGACATTCTTGAGGGCAGGGTGCCGCTCTATGCGGCGCTCGCTGAAGCCGCAGAAGTGCGCGAACGCCATTTCGGTAAAGCGGTGCGCATTCACATTCTCGATAATATTCAGAACGGGCGCTGCGCCGAAGACTGCGGCTATTGCGCGCAGCGCAAAGACGCAAATTCAGGCATCGAACCCTATAGCTTAAAAGCCAACGAGGCGATCTATGCCGAGGCTGAAGCCGCGAAGGCTGCGGGCGCCTACCGGTTCTGCATGGTGACAGCAGGCACGGGGCCTTCGGCCAAACGCACCGAAGAACTTGCAGAACTTATTCGCAGAATCAACGCCGACCTCGGCCTGCGCGTTTGCCTTTCTGCGGGGCTCATCGACAAGAAGAAGGCAGAAGTTTTGTCTGCTGCAGGGCTTGATCGCTATAACCATAACCTGAATACCGCAGAAGAGCATTACGGTGAAATCTGCACGACGCATACCTACCGCGACCGGGTAGAGACACTCGAAAATCTGAGCAACGCAGGCGTTGGCCTTTGCTCAGGAGTCATTGTCGGCCTGGGCGAAAAGCCGCAGCACCTCGTCGAAGCGGCGCAAGAGCTGGCGAGACTCAGAGTCGCTTCAATACCGGTGAACTTTTTTATTCCGGTGCCGGGGCATGCGATCGAAAATGCGCAGACTTTGACGCCTGAATATTGCCTTCGGGTATTGATCGTGTTCAGATTGCTGAATGCCGCTTCTGAAATTCGCATCGCCGCCGGCCGCGAGGGACACCTGCGCTCATTACAGGGAGCGGCGCTTATGGTTGCGAATTCCCTGTTCGCTTCGGGATACCTCAACGTGCAGGGCTCGAATCTCGCCGAAACATTGCAGCTGATTGAAGACGCCGGGTACCACGCTGAAACCGCCGCCGGAGAACCCTTCACCCTGGCTGCAAATGCTGGCGTCGGTTATTCGCCGCAGCGGGTGAAAGATCTGCTTAAATTTCCGCAAGTATCTTCTTGA
- a CDS encoding aminotransferase class I/II-fold pyridoxal phosphate-dependent enzyme, translating into MQAFTKQVENFLLHAEKTNRLRSLEAPPENLIDLCSNDYLGLAKHRRIKDALKTGVDLYGGGSTASRLVRGHRGIFAQVERQTAEWLGGEAALFFANGYAANVGALSAICDSSYVAFIDRLAHASLVDGVRLSGAQKVYFRHNDMQHLGELLAKHRATKAIIITESLFSMDGDMAPAGALIDLKTKFDALLYIDDAHGIGVYGDAGCGLSPREADFRVITFGKALGLEGAAIVCSDASRSYLLHNARTFVFSTAPMPAILHAAAVAIELVKGMQGERERLQQVSATIRNAVKDAARMKSSSHIVPLICESEAAALELAGRFAAAGFHTRAIRPPTVKESRVRLSLNSNLTAEQAAQIAGLIGAA; encoded by the coding sequence ATGCAGGCTTTCACAAAACAGGTCGAAAATTTTCTGCTCCATGCTGAAAAAACCAACAGGCTGCGTTCGCTTGAAGCGCCCCCCGAAAATTTAATCGACCTCTGTTCGAACGACTATCTGGGCCTAGCAAAGCACAGGCGAATTAAAGATGCACTGAAGACGGGGGTAGACCTCTATGGCGGTGGGTCGACCGCAAGCCGGCTCGTGCGGGGGCATCGCGGTATTTTTGCGCAGGTTGAACGGCAGACCGCCGAATGGCTCGGGGGCGAAGCGGCGCTTTTTTTCGCTAATGGATATGCGGCGAATGTTGGCGCCCTTTCTGCCATCTGCGATTCTTCATACGTGGCATTCATCGACAGGCTCGCGCATGCCTCGCTCGTCGACGGCGTAAGGCTATCAGGCGCTCAAAAAGTATACTTCAGACACAACGACATGCAGCATCTGGGCGAGTTGCTTGCCAAACACAGAGCAACCAAGGCTATCATCATCACCGAATCACTCTTCAGTATGGATGGTGACATGGCGCCGGCGGGCGCACTCATCGACTTGAAAACGAAATTCGACGCGCTGCTCTATATCGACGACGCGCACGGCATCGGTGTCTATGGCGACGCGGGTTGCGGGCTTTCTCCCCGTGAGGCCGATTTTCGCGTCATCACTTTTGGTAAGGCTTTGGGGCTCGAGGGTGCGGCGATAGTCTGCAGCGACGCTTCGAGAAGCTATCTTCTGCACAATGCACGCACGTTTGTCTTTTCGACGGCTCCCATGCCGGCAATTCTGCATGCTGCAGCAGTGGCGATTGAACTCGTCAAGGGTATGCAGGGAGAGCGTGAAAGGCTGCAGCAGGTGAGCGCGACGATTCGAAACGCCGTGAAAGATGCTGCACGCATGAAATCCTCATCGCACATTGTGCCGCTCATCTGCGAGAGTGAGGCGGCCGCGCTCGAACTCGCAGGCCGGTTCGCGGCCGCAGGCTTTCACACGCGTGCGATCAGGCCGCCCACAGTGAAAGAATCGCGCGTGAGACTTTCACTGAATTCGAACCTGACGGCTGAACAGGCGGCGCAGATAGCGGGCCTCATAGGGGCTGCATAG
- a CDS encoding DUF6580 family putative transport protein, whose translation MRNLFIATGLILAVAITRFLPHPPNFSPVMAVALFGSAVFANRYIGFTVALLAMVVSDFFLGMHSTLPFVYASMLLAAFLGNLLRENRSVLRIVAITMAGSVLFFVVTNLGVFIMQDLYAKNLQGLGECFAMALPFFQNSLAGDMVFTAVLFSMHHIFVTAPERRLSAPAV comes from the coding sequence ATGCGCAATTTGTTCATCGCCACCGGGCTTATTCTGGCCGTTGCGATTACCCGTTTTTTGCCACACCCACCCAATTTCAGCCCAGTCATGGCAGTGGCTCTCTTCGGGTCGGCAGTCTTTGCGAACCGCTATATCGGCTTCACAGTTGCGCTTCTGGCGATGGTTGTCTCAGACTTCTTCTTGGGCATGCATTCGACTCTGCCGTTTGTTTACGCCTCGATGCTGCTTGCGGCGTTTTTGGGCAACCTTTTGCGTGAGAACCGTTCGGTACTGAGAATTGTCGCCATAACGATGGCGGGTAGCGTGCTCTTTTTTGTCGTCACAAACCTCGGCGTCTTTATAATGCAAGACCTCTATGCCAAAAATCTTCAGGGGCTTGGTGAATGTTTCGCGATGGCTCTGCCCTTTTTTCAGAATTCACTCGCCGGTGATATGGTCTTCACCGCCGTGCTCTTTTCGATGCACCACATTTTCGTGACGGCGCCCGAGCGCCGTCTGTCTGCGCCAGCAGTTTGA
- a CDS encoding GNAT family N-acyltransferase translates to MSISSALYTPEFQNLKESLFRRKSLPFADLVERVRDELDLEIMVSLRDREKIPAEGRLLIAANHPLAFLDLIAVYSTVHGIRRDITVVADSLSEFTGDDGTVVVNSGKQQPYATLKKIQKALNEERAVIYFPAKTRHWRLRQISDGDWSKAVAQMATLWQVPVVAMHIAARNRLSHYFWTAVSGLYSDISLDSEIKSQKHSSIALTVSHPILPEAFAGIKAGAAAKLLRRHVYQIGRGKPGTFRTTKNIVHPTDKKQILNDIMQAEVLGETEDKISILLVRYETAPALMREIGRLRELTFRKVGEGTLRKIDLDEFDEHYLHIVLWDAAELEVVGAYRLAAGDEIYRQRGTSGFYTSTLFRFNEEFEKYLPQSLELGRSFVQPAYWNSQALDYLWHGIGAFMAKNPQYNYLFGPVSVSASYSVEAREMLVWFYSRWFGKTDGPVRAKHRFAYRAGHLQQIEKAFKAEDYKQSFKELKQNLKHYGYSVPTLYKQYTELCDEGGVSFFDFGIDKDFNNSLDGFIFLDISKIKEAKLERYVYSKRAKEEWTADRERVASLTV, encoded by the coding sequence ATGAGTATCAGCAGCGCACTCTACACCCCCGAATTCCAGAACCTGAAAGAGTCCCTTTTCAGGCGCAAGAGTCTCCCGTTTGCCGACCTTGTCGAGCGGGTACGCGACGAGCTCGACCTCGAAATCATGGTGAGCCTCAGGGACAGGGAAAAAATACCCGCTGAGGGCAGATTGCTCATCGCGGCAAACCATCCTCTGGCGTTTTTAGACCTTATCGCGGTCTATTCGACAGTACACGGCATCAGACGCGACATCACGGTTGTCGCCGATTCGCTTTCAGAATTTACGGGGGACGACGGCACAGTCGTCGTCAATAGCGGCAAACAGCAGCCCTACGCCACACTCAAGAAAATTCAAAAAGCGCTGAATGAAGAACGGGCGGTGATTTACTTTCCCGCTAAAACCCGGCATTGGCGGCTGAGACAGATCAGCGACGGGGACTGGTCGAAGGCAGTTGCGCAGATGGCGACGCTCTGGCAGGTACCCGTCGTGGCGATGCACATTGCAGCGCGTAATCGCCTCTCTCACTATTTCTGGACAGCGGTTTCAGGACTCTATTCAGATATCTCGCTTGATTCAGAGATCAAAAGCCAGAAGCATTCGTCGATTGCGCTGACGGTCTCGCACCCGATTTTGCCCGAGGCATTCGCGGGTATAAAAGCCGGGGCTGCAGCAAAACTTCTGCGCCGGCACGTCTACCAGATCGGCCGCGGCAAACCCGGCACCTTTCGCACGACCAAGAATATCGTTCACCCAACCGACAAGAAACAGATTCTGAATGACATCATGCAGGCCGAAGTACTCGGCGAGACCGAAGACAAGATCAGTATTCTGCTGGTTCGTTACGAAACCGCCCCAGCGCTCATGCGTGAGATCGGCCGCCTGCGTGAGCTGACGTTTCGAAAAGTCGGCGAAGGTACGCTCAGAAAAATCGATCTCGACGAATTTGACGAACATTACCTGCACATCGTGCTGTGGGACGCCGCAGAACTCGAGGTAGTCGGCGCATACCGCCTCGCTGCCGGCGACGAAATTTACCGCCAGCGCGGCACATCGGGGTTCTACACTTCTACTCTCTTTCGCTTCAACGAAGAATTTGAAAAGTACCTGCCGCAGTCGCTCGAGCTCGGCCGCAGTTTCGTGCAACCGGCTTACTGGAACAGCCAGGCACTCGACTACCTCTGGCATGGAATCGGCGCTTTCATGGCGAAAAACCCGCAATACAACTACCTGTTTGGGCCGGTATCGGTGAGCGCGTCGTATTCTGTCGAAGCACGCGAGATGCTGGTCTGGTTTTACAGCCGCTGGTTCGGCAAGACTGACGGCCCGGTGCGGGCGAAGCACCGTTTCGCCTACCGCGCGGGCCATCTGCAGCAGATCGAAAAGGCCTTTAAAGCTGAAGATTACAAACAGAGCTTTAAGGAGCTCAAACAGAACCTCAAGCATTACGGCTATAGCGTACCGACGCTGTACAAACAGTATACAGAACTCTGCGACGAAGGTGGGGTCAGTTTTTTCGACTTTGGCATCGACAAAGATTTCAATAACAGCCTCGATGGCTTTATTTTTCTCGATATCTCAAAAATTAAAGAGGCCAAACTCGAGCGTTACGTCTACAGCAAACGCGCTAAAGAAGAATGGACAGCCGACCGTGAGCGAGTTGCCAGTCTGACAGTCTGA